The Burkholderia cepacia genome includes a region encoding these proteins:
- a CDS encoding gamma-butyrobetaine hydroxylase-like domain-containing protein: protein MSGLTSTTPIPSGVVVHAVSRVLELQYPNGESYRIPFELMRVYSPSAEVRGHGPGQETLQTGKREVTITALEGVGNYALQPTFSDGHSTGIYSWDLLYELATQQDALWRDYFDKLKAAGVERDAPMQAASASHGHCH, encoded by the coding sequence ATGAGCGGTTTGACTTCCACGACGCCGATTCCGTCCGGCGTCGTCGTGCACGCGGTGTCGCGCGTGCTCGAATTGCAGTACCCGAACGGTGAAAGCTACCGGATTCCGTTCGAGCTGATGCGCGTGTATTCGCCGTCGGCCGAGGTGCGCGGCCACGGGCCCGGCCAGGAGACGCTGCAGACCGGCAAGCGCGAGGTGACGATCACCGCGCTCGAGGGCGTCGGCAACTACGCGCTGCAGCCGACGTTTTCCGACGGCCATTCGACCGGCATCTACTCGTGGGACCTGCTGTACGAGCTGGCGACGCAGCAGGACGCGCTGTGGCGCGACTATTTCGACAAACTGAAGGCGGCGGGCGTCGAGCGCGACGCCCCGATGCAGGCGGCCTCCGCGTCGCACGGCCACTGCCACTGA
- the ubiB gene encoding ubiquinone biosynthesis regulatory protein kinase UbiB, protein MRIFRFIKIVYTVIRFGLDEVMLSRIDDRRVKLLLRITTIGRRYSDPPAVRLRHALESLGPIFVKFGQVLSTRRDLLSVDFANELAKLQDQVPPFDSAVAIGIIEKSLGAPVDELFDEFEREPVASASIAQVHFAKLKQGQHAGKAVAVKVLRPNMLSVIDSDLALMRDIAIWTERMWADGRRLKPREVVAEFDKYLHDELDLMREAANGSQLRRNFAGLDLLLVPEMFWDFSTSQVLVMERMTGVPISQVETLRSAGVDIKKLAREGVEIFFTQVFRDGFFHADMHPGNIQVSLDPNTFGRYVALDFGIVGALSDFDKNYLAQNFLAFFKRDYHRVATLHLESGWVPPETRVEELESAIRAVCEPYFDRALKDISLGQVLMRLFSTSRRFNVEIQPQLVLLQKTMLNVEGLGRSLDPELDLWKTAKPYLERWMTEQIGLRGWYERFKVEAPQWSKTLPQLPRLIHHAMAARHDAPRAASEDLMRQILVEQKRTNRLLQALLIFGLAVGVGALVARVLLALAYSV, encoded by the coding sequence ATGCGCATTTTTCGTTTCATCAAGATTGTCTACACCGTCATCCGCTTTGGTCTCGACGAAGTGATGCTGTCCCGGATCGACGACCGGCGCGTGAAGCTGCTGCTGCGGATCACGACGATCGGCCGCCGTTATTCCGATCCGCCCGCGGTGCGGCTGCGCCACGCGCTCGAAAGCCTCGGCCCGATCTTCGTGAAGTTCGGCCAGGTGCTGTCGACGCGCCGCGACCTGCTGTCGGTCGATTTCGCGAACGAACTCGCGAAGCTGCAGGATCAGGTGCCGCCGTTCGATTCGGCGGTCGCGATCGGGATCATCGAGAAGTCGCTCGGTGCGCCGGTCGACGAGCTGTTCGATGAATTCGAGCGCGAGCCGGTCGCGAGCGCGTCGATCGCGCAGGTGCATTTCGCGAAGCTCAAGCAGGGCCAGCACGCGGGCAAGGCCGTCGCCGTCAAGGTGCTGCGCCCGAACATGCTGTCCGTGATCGATTCCGACCTCGCGCTGATGCGCGACATCGCGATCTGGACCGAGCGCATGTGGGCCGACGGCCGGCGCCTGAAGCCGCGCGAGGTCGTCGCCGAGTTCGACAAGTACCTGCACGACGAGCTCGACCTGATGCGCGAGGCCGCCAACGGCAGCCAGCTGCGCCGCAACTTCGCGGGCCTCGACCTGCTGCTCGTGCCCGAGATGTTCTGGGATTTCTCGACGTCGCAGGTGCTCGTGATGGAGCGCATGACCGGCGTGCCGATCAGCCAGGTCGAGACGCTGCGTTCGGCCGGTGTCGACATCAAGAAGCTCGCGCGCGAAGGCGTCGAGATCTTCTTCACGCAGGTGTTCCGCGACGGCTTCTTCCATGCGGACATGCACCCGGGCAACATCCAGGTGAGCCTCGATCCGAACACCTTCGGCCGCTACGTCGCGCTCGATTTCGGGATCGTCGGCGCGCTGTCCGATTTCGACAAGAACTACCTTGCGCAGAACTTCCTCGCGTTCTTCAAGCGCGACTACCACCGCGTCGCGACGCTCCACCTCGAGTCGGGCTGGGTGCCGCCCGAAACGCGCGTCGAGGAACTCGAAAGCGCGATCCGCGCGGTGTGCGAGCCGTATTTCGACCGTGCGCTGAAGGACATCTCGCTCGGCCAGGTGCTGATGCGCCTGTTCTCGACGTCGCGCCGCTTCAACGTCGAGATCCAGCCGCAGCTCGTGCTGCTGCAGAAGACGATGCTGAACGTCGAGGGGCTCGGTCGCTCGCTCGATCCCGAGCTCGACCTGTGGAAGACCGCGAAGCCGTACCTCGAGCGCTGGATGACCGAGCAGATCGGCCTGCGCGGCTGGTACGAGCGCTTCAAGGTCGAAGCGCCGCAGTGGAGCAAGACGCTGCCGCAACTGCCGCGCCTGATCCATCACGCGATGGCGGCGCGCCACGATGCGCCGCGCGCGGCGAGCGAGGACCTGATGCGCCAGATTCTCGTCGAGCAGAAGCGGACGAACCGGCTGCTGCAGGCGCTGCTGATCTTCGGCCTCGCCGTCGGCGTCGGGGCGCTCGTCGCGCGCGTGCTGCTCGCGCTCGCGTACAGCGTCTGA
- a CDS encoding ubiquinone biosynthesis accessory factor UbiJ has protein sequence MTFAAKPFAAAVNHLLARESWARDRLIPYAGKTARIDVPPVTLTLLVQPDGYLSAVDAHDAQQVDVSIALAGDTVAAFLQGGQAAVMKHVKIEGDAEFATQIAKLAEHLRWEPEEDLAKLVGDAAAYRIATVVRDAGARARRTGRNVLDSVAEYWLDENPQVVRRASLGGFDAELARARDALARVEKRVERLEQKIGARTGSGPRGAH, from the coding sequence ATGACCTTTGCCGCCAAGCCTTTTGCTGCTGCCGTCAATCACCTGCTCGCCCGCGAATCGTGGGCGCGCGACCGCCTGATTCCGTATGCGGGCAAGACTGCCCGGATCGACGTGCCTCCCGTTACGCTCACGCTGCTGGTGCAGCCCGACGGCTATCTGTCGGCCGTCGACGCGCACGATGCGCAACAGGTCGACGTGTCGATCGCGCTCGCGGGCGACACGGTCGCCGCGTTCCTGCAGGGTGGCCAGGCGGCCGTGATGAAGCACGTGAAGATCGAGGGCGATGCGGAATTCGCGACGCAGATCGCGAAGCTGGCCGAGCACCTGCGCTGGGAACCTGAAGAAGATCTCGCGAAGCTGGTCGGCGACGCGGCGGCATACCGGATCGCGACGGTCGTGCGCGACGCCGGTGCGCGCGCGCGACGTACCGGCCGCAACGTGCTCGATTCCGTTGCCGAATACTGGCTCGACGAGAACCCGCAAGTCGTCCGGCGCGCGTCGCTCGGCGGCTTCGACGCCGAACTGGCGCGTGCACGCGATGCGCTCGCGCGGGTCGAAAAGCGGGTCGAGCGACTCGAACAAAAAATCGGCGCGCGCACGGGTTCCGGCCCGCGCGGCGCGCACTGA
- a CDS encoding Tim44 domain-containing protein — translation MSETRSLFNRSKPSKPWARRVGTLLMVGLLTAGTFASLDAEAKRMGGGRSIGRQNSTVTQRQATPPAQQPMQQAAPSQAQRANPAAPAPAAQPNRSRWLGPIAGLAAGLGIAALLSHFGLGGAFASMMANVIVIALLAMVGIWLIRKFMNRRRPQEPAYSVGGSASSSGGYSQSPSFQAGNGSSYANEAQGVFGGGAAAAGAAAAAAPLQVPAGFDTEAFLRSSKVYFVRLQAAWDQGNLADIREFTTPEMFAEIKIDLDSRGNESNQTDVVQLDAELVAIEDRGIEQSASVRFHGLIRESANASAAPFDEVWNLSKSGSQGWLLAGIQQINTH, via the coding sequence ATGTCCGAAACGCGTTCGTTGTTCAACCGTAGCAAGCCGTCGAAGCCGTGGGCTCGACGAGTCGGCACGCTGCTGATGGTCGGCCTGCTCACGGCCGGCACGTTCGCATCGCTCGACGCTGAAGCCAAGCGCATGGGCGGCGGGCGCAGCATCGGCCGCCAGAATTCCACCGTCACGCAGCGCCAGGCCACGCCGCCTGCGCAGCAGCCGATGCAGCAGGCCGCGCCGTCGCAGGCGCAGCGTGCGAACCCGGCCGCGCCCGCGCCGGCCGCGCAGCCCAACCGCTCGCGCTGGCTCGGGCCGATCGCCGGCCTCGCGGCCGGTCTCGGTATCGCGGCGCTGCTGTCGCACTTCGGCCTGGGCGGCGCATTCGCGAGCATGATGGCGAACGTCATCGTGATCGCGCTGCTCGCGATGGTCGGCATCTGGCTGATCCGCAAGTTCATGAACCGCCGTCGTCCGCAGGAGCCGGCATACTCGGTCGGCGGCTCGGCGTCGTCGTCGGGCGGCTACTCGCAGAGCCCGTCGTTCCAGGCCGGCAACGGCAGCAGCTACGCGAACGAAGCACAAGGCGTGTTCGGCGGCGGTGCGGCGGCCGCAGGCGCGGCAGCGGCGGCAGCACCGCTCCAGGTGCCGGCCGGCTTCGACACCGAAGCGTTCCTGCGCAGCTCGAAGGTTTATTTCGTGCGCCTGCAGGCCGCGTGGGACCAGGGCAACCTGGCCGACATCCGCGAGTTCACGACGCCCGAAATGTTCGCCGAGATCAAGATCGACCTCGATTCGCGCGGCAACGAGTCGAACCAGACCGACGTCGTGCAGCTCGACGCGGAACTGGTCGCGATCGAGGATCGCGGCATCGAGCAGTCGGCGAGCGTGCGTTTCCACGGGTTGATCCGCGAATCGGCGAATGCGTCGGCCGCGCCGTTCGACGAGGTGTGGAACCTGTCGAAGTCGGGCAGTCAGGGCTGGCTGCTCGCGGGCATCCAGCAGATCAACACGCACTGA
- the ubiE gene encoding bifunctional demethylmenaquinone methyltransferase/2-methoxy-6-polyprenyl-1,4-benzoquinol methylase UbiE produces the protein MSKTHFGFESVEENEKAKKVAGVFHSVASNYDLMNDLMSAGMHRAWKAFTIAQANVRPGFKVLDIAAGTGDLTKAFAKAAGPTGEVWHTDINESMLRVGRDRLLDKGIVTPSLLCDAEKIPFPDNYFDLVTVAFGLRNMTHKDAALAEMRRVTKPGGRVMVLEFSKVWDPLKKAYDLYSFKVLPWLGDKFAKDAESYRYLAESIRMHPDQDTLKTMMEQAGLDAVKYYNLSGGVVALHMGAKY, from the coding sequence ATGAGCAAAACCCACTTCGGCTTCGAAAGCGTCGAGGAAAACGAAAAAGCGAAGAAAGTGGCGGGTGTGTTCCATTCGGTCGCGAGCAACTACGATCTGATGAACGACCTGATGTCGGCGGGCATGCACCGCGCGTGGAAGGCGTTCACGATCGCGCAGGCGAACGTGCGTCCCGGCTTCAAGGTGCTCGACATCGCGGCCGGCACCGGCGACCTGACCAAGGCGTTCGCGAAGGCAGCCGGGCCGACGGGCGAGGTCTGGCACACGGACATCAACGAATCGATGCTGCGCGTCGGTCGCGACCGGCTGCTCGACAAGGGCATCGTGACGCCGTCGCTGTTGTGCGACGCGGAGAAAATTCCCTTTCCGGACAACTACTTCGATCTGGTCACGGTCGCGTTCGGGCTGCGCAACATGACGCACAAGGATGCCGCGCTGGCGGAGATGCGCCGCGTGACGAAGCCCGGCGGCCGCGTGATGGTGCTGGAATTCTCGAAAGTCTGGGATCCGCTGAAAAAGGCGTACGATCTGTATTCTTTCAAAGTATTACCGTGGCTTGGCGACAAGTTCGCGAAAGATGCTGAAAGTTACCGGTATCTTGCTGAATCTATCCGGATGCACCCCGATCAGGACACGCTGAAGACGATGATGGAACAAGCGGGCCTCGATGCCGTCAAATATTACAATTTGTCAGGTGGCGTGGTAGCTTTACACATGGGAGCCAAGTACTAA
- a CDS encoding HIT family protein has translation MECVFCREDGGEVLWQDDALRVVLATGEHEYPGFCRVIWGAHVAEFSDLGEPERAHLMRVVYAVERAVRRVMQPNKVNLASLGNMVPHVHWHVIPRFSNDAHFPQPVWAPRQRSVSEALLRTRAAQASLLHNAVREEIQRMTDSRQP, from the coding sequence ATGGAATGCGTGTTTTGCCGTGAAGACGGCGGCGAGGTGCTCTGGCAGGACGATGCGCTGCGCGTCGTCCTCGCGACGGGCGAGCACGAGTATCCGGGCTTCTGCCGGGTGATCTGGGGCGCGCACGTAGCGGAATTCTCCGATCTCGGCGAGCCCGAGCGGGCCCACCTGATGCGCGTGGTCTACGCGGTCGAGCGGGCTGTGCGCCGCGTGATGCAGCCGAACAAGGTGAATCTCGCGAGCCTCGGCAACATGGTGCCGCACGTGCACTGGCACGTGATCCCGCGCTTTTCCAACGACGCCCATTTCCCGCAGCCCGTCTGGGCGCCGCGCCAGCGCAGCGTGTCCGAGGCGCTGCTGCGCACGCGCGCCGCGCAGGCCTCGCTGCTGCACAATGCGGTGCGCGAGGAAATTCAACGCATGACCGATTCGAGGCAGCCATGA
- a CDS encoding methyltransferase domain-containing protein, with the protein MTDPTRENPPAAPRAAEFSSRDPGDATFWDERFARGVTPWDFGGVPDGFRVFAHRLEPCAVLIPGCGSAQEAGWLAQAGWPVRAIDFAEQAVAAAKAQLGMHAEVVEQADFFTYRPPFDVQWVYERAFLCALPRDRRAAYAAQMAALLPAGGLLAGYFFVGATPKGPPFGIERAELDALLGAHFELIEDLPVTDSLPVFEGHERWLTWRRR; encoded by the coding sequence ATGACCGACCCGACCCGCGAAAACCCGCCCGCCGCGCCGCGCGCCGCGGAATTCTCGTCGCGCGACCCGGGTGACGCGACGTTCTGGGACGAACGTTTCGCGCGTGGCGTGACGCCGTGGGACTTCGGTGGCGTGCCCGACGGGTTTCGCGTGTTCGCGCACCGGCTCGAGCCGTGCGCGGTGCTGATTCCCGGCTGTGGCAGTGCGCAGGAGGCCGGGTGGCTTGCGCAGGCCGGCTGGCCCGTCAGGGCAATCGATTTCGCCGAGCAGGCGGTCGCCGCCGCGAAAGCGCAGCTCGGCATGCACGCGGAAGTCGTCGAGCAGGCCGATTTCTTTACGTACCGGCCGCCGTTCGACGTGCAGTGGGTGTACGAGCGTGCGTTCCTGTGCGCGCTGCCGCGCGACCGGCGCGCCGCCTACGCGGCGCAAATGGCCGCGCTGCTGCCGGCCGGCGGGCTGCTGGCCGGCTACTTCTTTGTCGGCGCGACGCCGAAGGGGCCGCCGTTCGGAATCGAGCGTGCCGAACTCGATGCGCTGCTCGGCGCGCACTTCGAGCTGATCGAGGATTTGCCCGTGACCGATTCGCTGCCCGTGTTCGAAGGTCACGAGCGCTGGCTCACGTGGCGCCGCCGCTGA
- a CDS encoding DUF502 domain-containing protein, with amino-acid sequence MMKKTTLKSVFLTGLLVLVPLAITLWVLGLIIGTMDQTLLLLPESWQPERMLGFHLPGIGAVLTLAFIFVVGLATQNFIGQKLVTWWNAVVRHIPVVGPIYTSVKQVSDTLLSSSGNAFRKALLIEYPRRGSYTIAFLTGTPGGDVLNHLTEEYVSVYIPTTPNPTSGFFLMLPKSEVIELDMSVDAALKYIVSMGVVAPPAPVPAPARRPVEPPL; translated from the coding sequence ATGATGAAAAAGACGACCCTGAAATCGGTGTTTCTGACCGGCCTGCTGGTTCTCGTCCCGCTCGCGATCACGCTGTGGGTGCTCGGTCTCATCATCGGCACGATGGACCAGACACTGCTGCTGCTGCCCGAATCGTGGCAGCCCGAGCGGATGCTCGGCTTCCACCTGCCGGGGATCGGCGCGGTGCTGACGCTCGCGTTCATCTTCGTCGTCGGGCTGGCCACGCAGAACTTCATCGGCCAGAAGCTCGTCACGTGGTGGAACGCCGTGGTGCGTCACATCCCGGTCGTCGGGCCGATCTACACGAGCGTCAAGCAGGTGTCGGACACGCTGCTGTCGAGCAGCGGCAACGCGTTCCGCAAGGCGCTGCTGATCGAATACCCGCGTCGCGGCTCGTATACGATCGCGTTTCTGACCGGCACGCCGGGCGGCGACGTGCTCAATCATCTGACGGAAGAATACGTGAGCGTCTATATTCCGACGACGCCGAACCCGACGTCGGGCTTCTTCCTGATGCTGCCGAAGAGCGAAGTCATCGAACTCGACATGTCGGTCGATGCCGCGCTCAAGTACATCGTCTCGATGGGCGTGGTGGCGCCCCCGGCGCCGGTTCCGGCGCCTGCGCGCCGCCCCGTCGAGCCGCCGCTGTAA
- a CDS encoding FmdB family zinc ribbon protein, translated as MPIYAYRCEACGFAKDVLQKMSDAPLSQCPECGKDAFRKQVTAAGFQLKGSGWYVTDFRGGSGGTSAPATASGSGDAAPAAAAPASGSDSAASAAPAPAPAATPAAGS; from the coding sequence ATGCCGATCTACGCCTATCGATGCGAAGCGTGTGGTTTCGCGAAGGACGTGCTCCAGAAGATGAGCGATGCGCCGCTGTCGCAGTGCCCGGAATGCGGGAAGGATGCATTTCGCAAGCAGGTCACTGCGGCGGGCTTCCAGCTGAAGGGTTCGGGTTGGTATGTCACCGATTTCCGCGGCGGTTCGGGCGGCACCAGCGCACCGGCGACGGCGTCCGGTTCGGGCGATGCGGCGCCGGCAGCCGCCGCGCCCGCGTCCGGCTCGGACAGTGCGGCGAGCGCCGCGCCGGCGCCTGCGCCGGCTGCGACGCCTGCGGCCGGCAGTTGA